The Geomonas agri genome contains the following window.
AGCCTGCTCGCCCAGGAGAGCATAGACAAGATGGTGCAACTAGGGCTGTCGGTCGGCGCCGGGGACTTTGCCGAAAACATCACCACCCGGGGCATTGACCTCATGCACCTCCCCGTCGGTACCCGGCTCGGCATCGGTCCGGCGGTGCTGGAGATCTCCCAGATCGGGAAGGTCTGCCACACCCGCTGCGCCATCTACTACCAGGCCGGCGACTGTGTCATGCCCAAGGAAGGTGTCTTCGCGACTGTGATTAGCGGCGGGGTGGTACGCCCCGACGATGAGATCGAGCTGCTCTAAACGCAGCATATTTTCAGGACCAAAAAGAAGGGGAGAAGAAGTCATGAAGGACAGAAGCCAGAAAAAAGTGAACATCATCTCAATCCGTATGAGCGACGACGAGCGTGACGCAATCCAGAAGCTGATGGACAAGAGGGGGAAGAAGGCTTCCTTCATCATGCGCGAGGCGTTCGCACTGTTCAGGGAGCAGTGGGAGCTTTCCAGGGCTAGCCACTAAGCCAGAAGCCACCAAAACCTATGTGGAACCAGGTGGACGTGGTGGACACGAGTGGGCTGTGGCTGAAGGCAGGTTAAACGCTGGACGGAGAGTTGGCTGAGAGTTCGAAACTGCTTGCGGAAGGAAAGGAATTTACATGTACGTAGTGGCTTGCATTAAACAGGTGCCGGATACAACCCAGGTGCAGATCGACCCGGTCACTAATACGCTGGTGCGCGATGGCATTCCCTTCATCGTCAACCCTTACGACACCCACGCCGTCGAGGAAAGCCTGCGCATGAAGGCCCGCTACGGCTTCAAGGCGGCCGCACTCTCGATGGGGCCGCCCAACACGGAGGCGACCCTCCGTAAGGCGCTGGCCCTCGGGGTGGACGAGGCGATCCTCTGCTCGGACCGCGCCTTCGGCGGCGCAGACACGCTTTCCACCAGCAACGTGCTGGCGGCGGCGATCAGGAAACTAGCCCAGGAGGACGAGGTGGGCATCGTCTTCTGCGGCAAACAGACCATCGACGGCGATACGGCCCAGGTCGGCCCGGGCATCGCCATCCGCCTCGGATTCTCGCAGCTTACCCTGGTGGACCGGATCGAGCACCTCGACTTTCTTGCCAAGAAGATCCGGGTCCGGCGCAAGCTGGAAGGTCGCTACGAGATCGTGGAGGCGAAGCTGCCGGCGATGATCACGGTGGTGCGCGAACTGAACCGCCCGCGCTACCCGACAGTCCCCATGCGGCTCAAGGCTGCCAAGGCGGAGGTCAAGGTCTGGGACAATAAGGAACTCCAGCTGGACCCGAACAGCGTCGGCCTGAAGGGCTCGCCCACCTGGGTGAGCAGGATCTTCTCGCCGCAACGCGCGGCGGGCGAGATCATCGGCGACGGCCTGGGCGACCCGGCGGGCACCGCCCGGCTGTTGCTGGAGAAGCTGGTTGCCAGCGACATGCTGGCGGTGTAGGCGTCACCAAAACCTTTGTGGACTGAGCGGACACCGGTGGCCCCGGTGGACCTGATGGACGTGACTAGGAGCGGGGGAAAGA
Protein-coding sequences here:
- a CDS encoding MOSC domain-containing protein, whose product is MSASVVAVNISRNKGERKKAAPEVHLRENFGIIGDGHAGDWHRQVSLLAQESIDKMVQLGLSVGAGDFAENITTRGIDLMHLPVGTRLGIGPAVLEISQIGKVCHTRCAIYYQAGDCVMPKEGVFATVISGGVVRPDDEIELL
- a CDS encoding electron transfer flavoprotein subunit beta/FixA family protein, yielding MYVVACIKQVPDTTQVQIDPVTNTLVRDGIPFIVNPYDTHAVEESLRMKARYGFKAAALSMGPPNTEATLRKALALGVDEAILCSDRAFGGADTLSTSNVLAAAIRKLAQEDEVGIVFCGKQTIDGDTAQVGPGIAIRLGFSQLTLVDRIEHLDFLAKKIRVRRKLEGRYEIVEAKLPAMITVVRELNRPRYPTVPMRLKAAKAEVKVWDNKELQLDPNSVGLKGSPTWVSRIFSPQRAAGEIIGDGLGDPAGTARLLLEKLVASDMLAV